From a region of the Archangium lipolyticum genome:
- the secG gene encoding preprotein translocase subunit SecG encodes MLTFVTIVHVLLCVFMIFVILLQPGKDAGMGSALGGGAATSAFGGRGATTFLSKVTGICAALFFLTSLGLSFVGMRTSVAAGAVAKPAAQQAPAVPQQGTAQPGSGAPPAGQIPPANPQEAAPSSGAAPAQQNAPGTPSTVETPRPAETPAPAPAQ; translated from the coding sequence ATGTTGACCTTCGTGACGATCGTGCACGTCCTCCTGTGCGTGTTCATGATCTTCGTCATCCTGTTGCAGCCCGGGAAGGACGCGGGCATGGGCTCTGCCCTGGGTGGCGGTGCGGCGACGAGTGCATTCGGTGGGCGCGGTGCGACGACCTTCCTGAGCAAGGTGACGGGCATCTGCGCGGCGTTGTTCTTCCTGACGTCGCTGGGCCTGTCCTTCGTGGGCATGCGCACCTCGGTGGCGGCGGGCGCGGTGGCGAAGCCGGCGGCGCAGCAGGCTCCGGCGGTGCCGCAGCAGGGCACGGCGCAGCCTGGCAGCGGGGCTCCTCCGGCGGGCCAGATTCCTCCGGCCAATCCGCAGGAGGCGGCGCCTTCCTCGGGTGCGGCTCCCGCGCAGCAGAATGCCCCGGGCACGCCGAGCACGGTGGAGACGCCGCGGCCGGCCGAGACCCCGGCTCCCGCGCCCGCTCAGTAG
- the tpiA gene encoding triose-phosphate isomerase encodes MAAQARRKLIAGNWKMNKTIPEGLALVRELKGLVASIPGDRVELVVAPPFVSLHAVAKELEGSPLKLAAQNCHWEASGAYTGEVSAAMLKDVGCAYVILGHSERRQYFGETDETVNKRTKAVLGAGMKPIICVGETLAEREANRTLEVVERQVAGALKGFSAAEVAGFVLAYEPVWAIGTGRTATSAQAQEVHRAIREQLGRLYDRDTAEQVRIQYGGSVKPDNAAELLGQADVDGALVGGASLKAGDFLAIARGGV; translated from the coding sequence ATGGCGGCACAGGCGCGACGCAAGCTCATCGCCGGTAACTGGAAGATGAACAAGACCATCCCCGAGGGGCTCGCGCTGGTGCGCGAGCTGAAGGGGCTGGTGGCCTCGATTCCGGGAGACCGGGTGGAGCTCGTCGTGGCGCCTCCCTTCGTCTCGCTGCACGCGGTGGCGAAGGAGCTGGAGGGCTCCCCCCTGAAGCTGGCGGCCCAGAACTGCCACTGGGAGGCCAGCGGCGCGTACACCGGCGAGGTGTCCGCGGCGATGCTGAAGGACGTGGGGTGCGCCTACGTCATCCTCGGCCACTCGGAGCGCCGGCAGTACTTCGGCGAGACGGACGAGACGGTGAACAAGCGCACCAAGGCGGTGCTGGGGGCGGGGATGAAGCCCATCATCTGCGTGGGCGAGACGCTGGCCGAGCGCGAGGCCAACCGCACCCTGGAGGTGGTGGAGCGGCAGGTGGCGGGGGCGCTGAAGGGCTTTTCGGCGGCCGAGGTGGCGGGCTTCGTGCTGGCGTACGAGCCGGTGTGGGCCATTGGCACGGGCCGGACGGCCACGAGCGCCCAGGCGCAGGAGGTGCACCGGGCCATCCGCGAGCAGCTGGGCCGGCTGTACGACCGGGACACGGCGGAGCAGGTGCGCATCCAGTACGGCGGGAGCGTGAAGCCGGACAACGCGGCGGAACTGCTGGGGCAGGCGGACGTGGACGGGGCGCTGGTGGGCGGGGCGAGTCTGAAGGCGGGGGACTTCCTGGCGATCGCCCGGGGCGGGGTCTGA